The Paramormyrops kingsleyae isolate MSU_618 chromosome 11, PKINGS_0.4, whole genome shotgun sequence genome includes a window with the following:
- the myrf gene encoding myelin regulatory factor isoform X5, giving the protein MDVVDETEALRRFFEGHDINSSLEPANIDTSILEEYISKEDDSSDICFSEVQGGSGPSFSSPQPGVSSGGVTCDVSPHAPLRPGAQPPLPPLCQTSYPTAPSLGGHRHSYPYLGQQPQQLQQSHVKTEHRGHYASGTLPESPPDSSSEPYSPQQVNDPHLLSKMTPENMCHISPPLPQPHYSGLQRDMYLKQEPMISQYPPGPAMCTPGGDIQQSQMLHQLLQLPQGQDAIPGHQAKKRKHSDSPPSTLNTQMLSGIIKQEPGLIQDAENSYLDPNYQCIKWQPHQQNKWTLLYDANCKELPMPTYRVDADKGFNFSVPDDAFVCQKKNHFQVTVYIGMLGDPKYVKTSEGLQPIDCFYLKLNGVKLEAMNQCINVEQSQSDRSKRPFKPVLVTLPPEQVTKVTVGRLHFSETTANNMRKKGKPNPDQRYFMLVVALQAQSHNQSYTVAAQVSERIIVRVTSASNPGQFESDSEVLWQRGQLPDSVYHHGRVGINTDRPDEALVVHGNLKVMGSLVHPSDIRAKENIQEVNTTDNLKRISQMRLVHYHYKPEFAATVGIENTAETGVIAQEVQQILPEAVKEGGDVVYANGETIPNLLVVNKDRIFMENVGAVKELCKLTDNLETRIDELERWSRKLAKLRRLDSMKSTVSGGTASQSGSQFSRAGSVPIKKRSGRSGSKSPAPENGCISQKFLHGAILALVIIMAFSVVSMSILYALTRHQQGEIEADGRSSSGLGSSRKASFSPAASTPPPQVPPSPSMSNKDPCCPSPTSQSNQSTTSVLPSNNQSTSAPVSLAPTPGGTNKKAKSRPIEKDARHRNRLSHTSAPAPSFQSKTKRPLPADQGSSSVDKWLPAPRQQRSIHTRGRNPAPSLTSMRILETGQPITMEFCPLPDSCRTGVHSYTVSLHGNNYTSLSHVTLHMRSNISVLVFQCGVTRGRHCSPYPDMQTQHSAEQPHSQQNVFTKGQEHLWSVPRLSFQDVSYHFRVALSKQVICATKEEKEYIGQYSDYHFLFQRSCG; this is encoded by the exons GCCATGATATCAACAGCTCCTTGGAGCCGGCTAACATTGACACAAGTATCTTGGAGGAGTATATCAGCAAGGAAGACGACAGCTCTGACAT ATGTTTCTCTGAGGTCCAGGGAGGCTCTGGCCCCAGCTTCTCCTCCCCCCAGCCCGGGGTCTCCTCAGGGGGAGTGACATGTGATGTGAGCCCCCACGCACCCCTGCGCCCGGGCGCCCAGCCGCCCCTGCCCCCACTCTGCCAGACCTCTTACCCCACAGCTCCATCACTAGGAGGCCATCGACACAGCTACCCCTACCTGGGGCAGCAACCACAGCAGCTTCAGCAGTCTCACGTCAAGACAGAGCACAGGGGCCACTACGCCTCTGG AACATTACCTGAGTCCCCGCCAGACTCCAGCTCAGAACCGTATTCCCCCCAGCAAGTGAATG ACCCTCACCTGCTCAGCAAGATGACTCCCGAGAACATGTGCCACATCTCACCACCTCTACCCCAGCCGCACTACTCTGGCCTGCAGCGAGACATGTACCTGAAACAGGAGCCAATGATATCGCAGTACCCACCTGGGCCGGCCATGTGCACGCCGGGTGGGGATATCCAGCAGAGCCAAATGCTCCAtcagctgctgcagcttccTCAAGGACagga TGCTATTCCCGGTCACCAAGCCAAGAAGAGGAAGCACTCTGACTCCCCTCCAAGCACCCTCAACACGCAGATGCTCAGTGGTATCATCAAGCAAGAGCCAG GGTTGATCCAGGATGCAGAGAATTCCTACCTGGACCCTAATTACCAGTGCATCAAGTGGCAGCCCCACCAGCAGAACAAATGGACTCTCCTGTATGATGCCAACTGCAAGGAGCT GCCAATGCCCACTTATCGCGTTGACGCTGACAAGGGCTTTAACTTCTCAGTGCCAGATGATGCCTTTGTGTGCCAGAAGAAGAACCACTTCCAGGTCACAGTGTACATCGGCATGTTGGGTGATCCTAAATATGTCAAGACCAGTGAGGGTCTGCAGCCTATAGACTGCTTCTACCTCAAACTCAACGGAGTGAAG CTTGAAGCCATGAACCAATGTATCAACGTGGAGCAATCTCAGTCTGACCGCAGCAAGAGACCATTCAAACCAGTTCT CGTGACTCTGCCCCCGGAGCAGGTGACCAAGGTTACAGTGGGGCGGCTTCATTTCAGTGAGACGACAGCCAACAACATGAGGAAGAAAGGAAAACCCAACCCTGACCAGCG gTACTTCATGCTGGTGGTGGCGCTGCAGGCCCAGTCCCACAATCAGAGCTACACTGTCGCGGCTCAGGTGTCAGAGAGGATTATCGTCAGGGTAACCTCT GCATCGAACCCAGGGCAGTTTGAGAGCGACAGCGAGGTCCTGTGGCAACGGGGCCAGCTTCCCGACTCTGTGTACCACCACGGCAGAGTGGGCATCAACACCGACCGGCCAGATGAGGCGCTGGTGGTTCACGGCAACCTCAAAGTCATGGGATCCTTGGTGCACCCCTCGGACATCCGTGCCAAAGAGAACATCCAGGAG GTAAACACCACGGACAATCTGAAGAGGATCTCTCAGATGCGGCTGGTGCACTATCACTACAAGCCTGAGTTTGCAGCCACCGTGGGGATTGAGAACACCGCAGAAACAG GAGTGATTGCCCAGGAGGTGCAACAGATCCTGCCAGAGGCAGTTAAGGAGGGTGGAGATGTTGTGTATGCCAACGGGGAGACCATCCCTAACCTGCTGGTGGTCAACAAG GACCGCATCTTCATGGAGAACGTTGGGGCGGTGAAGGAGCTGTGCAAGCTGACGGACAACCTGGAGACGCGCATTGACGAGCTGGAGCGCTGGAGCCGCAAGCTGGCTAAGCTGCGGCGGCTGGACAGCATGAAGAGCACTGTGAGCGGGGGAACGGCTAG TCAATCAGGAAGTCAGTTCAGTCGAGCAGGAAGTGTTCCTATCAAGAAAAGATCAGGCAGATCTGGGAGCAAG AGTCCTGCTCCAGAAAATGGCTGCATCAGCCAAAAGTTCTTGCATGGCGCCATCCTGGCCCTGGTCATTATAATGGCATTCAG TGTTGTCTCCATGTCGATCCTCTACGCATTGACTCGACACCAGCAAGGTGAAATAGAGGCTGATGG CAGGTCGAGTTCCGGATTGGGATCATCCCGCAAGGCCAGTTTCTCCCCAGCAGCTTCCACTCCTCCACCACAAG TCCCACCCTCTCCCTCGATGTCCAATAAAGATCCATGCTGCCCTTCTCCAACTTCCCAGAGCAACCAGTCAACCACAAGTGTGTTGCCAAGCAACAACCAGTCAACATCAG CGCCCGTTAGCTTAGCCCCAACCCCAGGCGGCACCAACAAGAAGGCCAAGTCTCGTCCAATAGAAAAGGACGCACGTCACAGGAACCGTCTGAGTCACACCTCAGCACCAGCACCCTCCTTCCAATCCAAGACCAAGAGACCCCTGCCTGCAGACCAGGGGAGCTCCAGCGTGGACAAATGGCTCCCAGCTCCCCGGCAACAACGTAGCATCCACACAAGGG GTCGAAACCCCGCCCCCTCTCTGACATCAATGCGAATCCTGGAGACGGGCCAGCCTATCACCATGGAGTTCTGTCCTTTGCCTGATAGCTGCAg GACTGGAGTCCATAGCTACACTGTCTCTCTCCATGGAAACAACTACACCTCTCTTTCCCATGTGACTCTACACATGAG GTCCAACATCAGCGTTCTGGTATTCCAGTGTGGCGtcaccagggggcgccactgTTCACCCTATCCTGACATGCAGACGCAGCACAGTGCAGAACAACCACACAGCCAGCAGAATGTTTTCACAAAG GGGCAGGAACACTTATGGTCTGTGCCAAGACTGTCCTTCCAGGACGTCAGCTACCACTTCCGTGTGGCGCTGTCT AAACAAGTAATCTGTGCCACCAAGGAGGAGAAGGAATACATCGGTCAATACTCTGATTACCACTTCCTGTTTCAGCGAAGCTGTGGATAA
- the myrf gene encoding myelin regulatory factor isoform X2, producing the protein MDVVDETEALRRFFEGHDINSSLEPANIDTSILEEYISKEDDSSDICFSEVQGGSGPSFSSPQPGVSSGGVTCDVSPHAPLRPGAQPPLPPLCQTSYPTAPSLGGHRHSYPYLGQQPQQLQQSHVKTEHRGHYASGTLPESPPDSSSEPYSPQQVNDPHLLSKMTPENMCHISPPLPQPHYSGLQRDMYLKQEPMISQYPPGPAMCTPGGDIQQSQMLHQLLQLPQGQDAIPGHQAKKRKHSDSPPSTLNTQMLSGIIKQEPGLIQDAENSYLDPNYQCIKWQPHQQNKWTLLYDANCKELPMPTYRVDADKGFNFSVPDDAFVCQKKNHFQVTVYIGMLGDPKYVKTSEGLQPIDCFYLKLNGVKLEAMNQCINVEQSQSDRSKRPFKPVLVTLPPEQVTKVTVGRLHFSETTANNMRKKGKPNPDQRYFMLVVALQAQSHNQSYTVAAQVSERIIVRVTSASNPGQFESDSEVLWQRGQLPDSVYHHGRVGINTDRPDEALVVHGNLKVMGSLVHPSDIRAKENIQEVNTTDNLKRISQMRLVHYHYKPEFAATVGIENTAETGVIAQEVQQILPEAVKEGGDVVYANGETIPNLLVVNKDRIFMENVGAVKELCKLTDNLETRIDELERWSRKLAKLRRLDSMKSTVSGGTASQSGSQFSRAGSVPIKKRSGRSGSKSPAPENGCISQKFLHGAILALVIIMAFSVVSMSILYALTRHQQGEIEADGSASLCTFSVSWTPVLTATLTLCPSVCPWSSSGLGSSRKASFSPAASTPPPQVPPSPSMSNKDPCCPSPTSQSNQSTTSVLPSNNQSTSAPVSLAPTPGGTNKKAKSRPIEKDARHRNRLSHTSAPAPSFQSKTKRPLPADQGSSSVDKWLPAPRQQRSIHTRGRNPAPSLTSMRILETGQPITMEFCPLPDSCRTGVHSYTVSLHGNNYTSLSHVTLHMRSNISVLVFQCGVTRGRHCSPYPDMQTQHSAEQPHSQQNVFTKGQEHLWSVPRLSFQDVSYHFRVALSKQVICATKEEKEYIGQYSDYHFLFQRSCG; encoded by the exons GCCATGATATCAACAGCTCCTTGGAGCCGGCTAACATTGACACAAGTATCTTGGAGGAGTATATCAGCAAGGAAGACGACAGCTCTGACAT ATGTTTCTCTGAGGTCCAGGGAGGCTCTGGCCCCAGCTTCTCCTCCCCCCAGCCCGGGGTCTCCTCAGGGGGAGTGACATGTGATGTGAGCCCCCACGCACCCCTGCGCCCGGGCGCCCAGCCGCCCCTGCCCCCACTCTGCCAGACCTCTTACCCCACAGCTCCATCACTAGGAGGCCATCGACACAGCTACCCCTACCTGGGGCAGCAACCACAGCAGCTTCAGCAGTCTCACGTCAAGACAGAGCACAGGGGCCACTACGCCTCTGG AACATTACCTGAGTCCCCGCCAGACTCCAGCTCAGAACCGTATTCCCCCCAGCAAGTGAATG ACCCTCACCTGCTCAGCAAGATGACTCCCGAGAACATGTGCCACATCTCACCACCTCTACCCCAGCCGCACTACTCTGGCCTGCAGCGAGACATGTACCTGAAACAGGAGCCAATGATATCGCAGTACCCACCTGGGCCGGCCATGTGCACGCCGGGTGGGGATATCCAGCAGAGCCAAATGCTCCAtcagctgctgcagcttccTCAAGGACagga TGCTATTCCCGGTCACCAAGCCAAGAAGAGGAAGCACTCTGACTCCCCTCCAAGCACCCTCAACACGCAGATGCTCAGTGGTATCATCAAGCAAGAGCCAG GGTTGATCCAGGATGCAGAGAATTCCTACCTGGACCCTAATTACCAGTGCATCAAGTGGCAGCCCCACCAGCAGAACAAATGGACTCTCCTGTATGATGCCAACTGCAAGGAGCT GCCAATGCCCACTTATCGCGTTGACGCTGACAAGGGCTTTAACTTCTCAGTGCCAGATGATGCCTTTGTGTGCCAGAAGAAGAACCACTTCCAGGTCACAGTGTACATCGGCATGTTGGGTGATCCTAAATATGTCAAGACCAGTGAGGGTCTGCAGCCTATAGACTGCTTCTACCTCAAACTCAACGGAGTGAAG CTTGAAGCCATGAACCAATGTATCAACGTGGAGCAATCTCAGTCTGACCGCAGCAAGAGACCATTCAAACCAGTTCT CGTGACTCTGCCCCCGGAGCAGGTGACCAAGGTTACAGTGGGGCGGCTTCATTTCAGTGAGACGACAGCCAACAACATGAGGAAGAAAGGAAAACCCAACCCTGACCAGCG gTACTTCATGCTGGTGGTGGCGCTGCAGGCCCAGTCCCACAATCAGAGCTACACTGTCGCGGCTCAGGTGTCAGAGAGGATTATCGTCAGGGTAACCTCT GCATCGAACCCAGGGCAGTTTGAGAGCGACAGCGAGGTCCTGTGGCAACGGGGCCAGCTTCCCGACTCTGTGTACCACCACGGCAGAGTGGGCATCAACACCGACCGGCCAGATGAGGCGCTGGTGGTTCACGGCAACCTCAAAGTCATGGGATCCTTGGTGCACCCCTCGGACATCCGTGCCAAAGAGAACATCCAGGAG GTAAACACCACGGACAATCTGAAGAGGATCTCTCAGATGCGGCTGGTGCACTATCACTACAAGCCTGAGTTTGCAGCCACCGTGGGGATTGAGAACACCGCAGAAACAG GAGTGATTGCCCAGGAGGTGCAACAGATCCTGCCAGAGGCAGTTAAGGAGGGTGGAGATGTTGTGTATGCCAACGGGGAGACCATCCCTAACCTGCTGGTGGTCAACAAG GACCGCATCTTCATGGAGAACGTTGGGGCGGTGAAGGAGCTGTGCAAGCTGACGGACAACCTGGAGACGCGCATTGACGAGCTGGAGCGCTGGAGCCGCAAGCTGGCTAAGCTGCGGCGGCTGGACAGCATGAAGAGCACTGTGAGCGGGGGAACGGCTAG TCAATCAGGAAGTCAGTTCAGTCGAGCAGGAAGTGTTCCTATCAAGAAAAGATCAGGCAGATCTGGGAGCAAG AGTCCTGCTCCAGAAAATGGCTGCATCAGCCAAAAGTTCTTGCATGGCGCCATCCTGGCCCTGGTCATTATAATGGCATTCAG TGTTGTCTCCATGTCGATCCTCTACGCATTGACTCGACACCAGCAAGGTGAAATAGAGGCTGATGG CTCTGCATCCCTCTGCACTTTCTCTGTGTCTTGGACACCTGTCCTCACTGCAACTCTCACgctctgtccatctgtctgtccctg GTCGAGTTCCGGATTGGGATCATCCCGCAAGGCCAGTTTCTCCCCAGCAGCTTCCACTCCTCCACCACAAG TCCCACCCTCTCCCTCGATGTCCAATAAAGATCCATGCTGCCCTTCTCCAACTTCCCAGAGCAACCAGTCAACCACAAGTGTGTTGCCAAGCAACAACCAGTCAACATCAG CGCCCGTTAGCTTAGCCCCAACCCCAGGCGGCACCAACAAGAAGGCCAAGTCTCGTCCAATAGAAAAGGACGCACGTCACAGGAACCGTCTGAGTCACACCTCAGCACCAGCACCCTCCTTCCAATCCAAGACCAAGAGACCCCTGCCTGCAGACCAGGGGAGCTCCAGCGTGGACAAATGGCTCCCAGCTCCCCGGCAACAACGTAGCATCCACACAAGGG GTCGAAACCCCGCCCCCTCTCTGACATCAATGCGAATCCTGGAGACGGGCCAGCCTATCACCATGGAGTTCTGTCCTTTGCCTGATAGCTGCAg GACTGGAGTCCATAGCTACACTGTCTCTCTCCATGGAAACAACTACACCTCTCTTTCCCATGTGACTCTACACATGAG GTCCAACATCAGCGTTCTGGTATTCCAGTGTGGCGtcaccagggggcgccactgTTCACCCTATCCTGACATGCAGACGCAGCACAGTGCAGAACAACCACACAGCCAGCAGAATGTTTTCACAAAG GGGCAGGAACACTTATGGTCTGTGCCAAGACTGTCCTTCCAGGACGTCAGCTACCACTTCCGTGTGGCGCTGTCT AAACAAGTAATCTGTGCCACCAAGGAGGAGAAGGAATACATCGGTCAATACTCTGATTACCACTTCCTGTTTCAGCGAAGCTGTGGATAA
- the myrf gene encoding myelin regulatory factor isoform X1, producing MDVVDETEALRRFFEGHDINSSLEPANIDTSILEEYISKEDDSSDICFSEVQGGSGPSFSSPQPGVSSGGVTCDVSPHAPLRPGAQPPLPPLCQTSYPTAPSLGGHRHSYPYLGQQPQQLQQSHVKTEHRGHYASGTLPESPPDSSSEPYSPQQVNDPHLLSKMTPENMCHISPPLPQPHYSGLQRDMYLKQEPMISQYPPGPAMCTPGGDIQQSQMLHQLLQLPQGQDAIPGHQAKKRKHSDSPPSTLNTQMLSGIIKQEPGLIQDAENSYLDPNYQCIKWQPHQQNKWTLLYDANCKELPMPTYRVDADKGFNFSVPDDAFVCQKKNHFQVTVYIGMLGDPKYVKTSEGLQPIDCFYLKLNGVKLEAMNQCINVEQSQSDRSKRPFKPVLVTLPPEQVTKVTVGRLHFSETTANNMRKKGKPNPDQRYFMLVVALQAQSHNQSYTVAAQVSERIIVRVTSASNPGQFESDSEVLWQRGQLPDSVYHHGRVGINTDRPDEALVVHGNLKVMGSLVHPSDIRAKENIQEVNTTDNLKRISQMRLVHYHYKPEFAATVGIENTAETGVIAQEVQQILPEAVKEGGDVVYANGETIPNLLVVNKDRIFMENVGAVKELCKLTDNLETRIDELERWSRKLAKLRRLDSMKSTVSGGTASQSGSQFSRAGSVPIKKRSGRSGSKSPAPENGCISQKFLHGAILALVIIMAFSVVSMSILYALTRHQQGEIEADGSASLCTFSVSWTPVLTATLTLCPSVCPCRSSSGLGSSRKASFSPAASTPPPQVPPSPSMSNKDPCCPSPTSQSNQSTTSVLPSNNQSTSAPVSLAPTPGGTNKKAKSRPIEKDARHRNRLSHTSAPAPSFQSKTKRPLPADQGSSSVDKWLPAPRQQRSIHTRGRNPAPSLTSMRILETGQPITMEFCPLPDSCRTGVHSYTVSLHGNNYTSLSHVTLHMRSNISVLVFQCGVTRGRHCSPYPDMQTQHSAEQPHSQQNVFTKGQEHLWSVPRLSFQDVSYHFRVALSKQVICATKEEKEYIGQYSDYHFLFQRSCG from the exons GCCATGATATCAACAGCTCCTTGGAGCCGGCTAACATTGACACAAGTATCTTGGAGGAGTATATCAGCAAGGAAGACGACAGCTCTGACAT ATGTTTCTCTGAGGTCCAGGGAGGCTCTGGCCCCAGCTTCTCCTCCCCCCAGCCCGGGGTCTCCTCAGGGGGAGTGACATGTGATGTGAGCCCCCACGCACCCCTGCGCCCGGGCGCCCAGCCGCCCCTGCCCCCACTCTGCCAGACCTCTTACCCCACAGCTCCATCACTAGGAGGCCATCGACACAGCTACCCCTACCTGGGGCAGCAACCACAGCAGCTTCAGCAGTCTCACGTCAAGACAGAGCACAGGGGCCACTACGCCTCTGG AACATTACCTGAGTCCCCGCCAGACTCCAGCTCAGAACCGTATTCCCCCCAGCAAGTGAATG ACCCTCACCTGCTCAGCAAGATGACTCCCGAGAACATGTGCCACATCTCACCACCTCTACCCCAGCCGCACTACTCTGGCCTGCAGCGAGACATGTACCTGAAACAGGAGCCAATGATATCGCAGTACCCACCTGGGCCGGCCATGTGCACGCCGGGTGGGGATATCCAGCAGAGCCAAATGCTCCAtcagctgctgcagcttccTCAAGGACagga TGCTATTCCCGGTCACCAAGCCAAGAAGAGGAAGCACTCTGACTCCCCTCCAAGCACCCTCAACACGCAGATGCTCAGTGGTATCATCAAGCAAGAGCCAG GGTTGATCCAGGATGCAGAGAATTCCTACCTGGACCCTAATTACCAGTGCATCAAGTGGCAGCCCCACCAGCAGAACAAATGGACTCTCCTGTATGATGCCAACTGCAAGGAGCT GCCAATGCCCACTTATCGCGTTGACGCTGACAAGGGCTTTAACTTCTCAGTGCCAGATGATGCCTTTGTGTGCCAGAAGAAGAACCACTTCCAGGTCACAGTGTACATCGGCATGTTGGGTGATCCTAAATATGTCAAGACCAGTGAGGGTCTGCAGCCTATAGACTGCTTCTACCTCAAACTCAACGGAGTGAAG CTTGAAGCCATGAACCAATGTATCAACGTGGAGCAATCTCAGTCTGACCGCAGCAAGAGACCATTCAAACCAGTTCT CGTGACTCTGCCCCCGGAGCAGGTGACCAAGGTTACAGTGGGGCGGCTTCATTTCAGTGAGACGACAGCCAACAACATGAGGAAGAAAGGAAAACCCAACCCTGACCAGCG gTACTTCATGCTGGTGGTGGCGCTGCAGGCCCAGTCCCACAATCAGAGCTACACTGTCGCGGCTCAGGTGTCAGAGAGGATTATCGTCAGGGTAACCTCT GCATCGAACCCAGGGCAGTTTGAGAGCGACAGCGAGGTCCTGTGGCAACGGGGCCAGCTTCCCGACTCTGTGTACCACCACGGCAGAGTGGGCATCAACACCGACCGGCCAGATGAGGCGCTGGTGGTTCACGGCAACCTCAAAGTCATGGGATCCTTGGTGCACCCCTCGGACATCCGTGCCAAAGAGAACATCCAGGAG GTAAACACCACGGACAATCTGAAGAGGATCTCTCAGATGCGGCTGGTGCACTATCACTACAAGCCTGAGTTTGCAGCCACCGTGGGGATTGAGAACACCGCAGAAACAG GAGTGATTGCCCAGGAGGTGCAACAGATCCTGCCAGAGGCAGTTAAGGAGGGTGGAGATGTTGTGTATGCCAACGGGGAGACCATCCCTAACCTGCTGGTGGTCAACAAG GACCGCATCTTCATGGAGAACGTTGGGGCGGTGAAGGAGCTGTGCAAGCTGACGGACAACCTGGAGACGCGCATTGACGAGCTGGAGCGCTGGAGCCGCAAGCTGGCTAAGCTGCGGCGGCTGGACAGCATGAAGAGCACTGTGAGCGGGGGAACGGCTAG TCAATCAGGAAGTCAGTTCAGTCGAGCAGGAAGTGTTCCTATCAAGAAAAGATCAGGCAGATCTGGGAGCAAG AGTCCTGCTCCAGAAAATGGCTGCATCAGCCAAAAGTTCTTGCATGGCGCCATCCTGGCCCTGGTCATTATAATGGCATTCAG TGTTGTCTCCATGTCGATCCTCTACGCATTGACTCGACACCAGCAAGGTGAAATAGAGGCTGATGG CTCTGCATCCCTCTGCACTTTCTCTGTGTCTTGGACACCTGTCCTCACTGCAACTCTCACgctctgtccatctgtctgtccctg CAGGTCGAGTTCCGGATTGGGATCATCCCGCAAGGCCAGTTTCTCCCCAGCAGCTTCCACTCCTCCACCACAAG TCCCACCCTCTCCCTCGATGTCCAATAAAGATCCATGCTGCCCTTCTCCAACTTCCCAGAGCAACCAGTCAACCACAAGTGTGTTGCCAAGCAACAACCAGTCAACATCAG CGCCCGTTAGCTTAGCCCCAACCCCAGGCGGCACCAACAAGAAGGCCAAGTCTCGTCCAATAGAAAAGGACGCACGTCACAGGAACCGTCTGAGTCACACCTCAGCACCAGCACCCTCCTTCCAATCCAAGACCAAGAGACCCCTGCCTGCAGACCAGGGGAGCTCCAGCGTGGACAAATGGCTCCCAGCTCCCCGGCAACAACGTAGCATCCACACAAGGG GTCGAAACCCCGCCCCCTCTCTGACATCAATGCGAATCCTGGAGACGGGCCAGCCTATCACCATGGAGTTCTGTCCTTTGCCTGATAGCTGCAg GACTGGAGTCCATAGCTACACTGTCTCTCTCCATGGAAACAACTACACCTCTCTTTCCCATGTGACTCTACACATGAG GTCCAACATCAGCGTTCTGGTATTCCAGTGTGGCGtcaccagggggcgccactgTTCACCCTATCCTGACATGCAGACGCAGCACAGTGCAGAACAACCACACAGCCAGCAGAATGTTTTCACAAAG GGGCAGGAACACTTATGGTCTGTGCCAAGACTGTCCTTCCAGGACGTCAGCTACCACTTCCGTGTGGCGCTGTCT AAACAAGTAATCTGTGCCACCAAGGAGGAGAAGGAATACATCGGTCAATACTCTGATTACCACTTCCTGTTTCAGCGAAGCTGTGGATAA